The DNA sequence GCCAAGCCACCTCGCGAGAACTGAATTCGGAGCACCAGCCATGAACCTGCGCCCCTCTCTGCTCATGCTCGCCGGCGCGTTCGTCCTGAGCGCCTGCAGCTCGACCCCGACGCGCTATCACACACTCATCGCCGCCCAGCCGCACATGACCGAAGCGCCAGCCGAAGCGGCCGGATTCCAGTTGCAGGTGCTACCGGTGCGCATTCCGGTACAGACGGACCAGCCGAGCCTGGTGGTGCGCGAAAGCGATGGCCGCCTGGCGATCCTGGAAACCGCGCTCTGGGCCTCGCCCCCAGCAGACGAATTTCACGATGCGCTGGCGATCGAACTGGAACAGCGCCTCGGCGTGCGTGACCTGGCAGGTCTGCCTGGCCGGACGAACGTTCCAGTGTTGAGCCTGCGCACCGACGTTCGTCGCTTCGATTCGCTGCCCGGCCGGCATGCTGCCCTGGACGTAATGTGGAGCCTGGAAATGAGCGAGCGCGGCCGGCAGAGCCGGGCACTGACCTGCGCCAGCGTGATCCATGAACAGGCCGGCAGCGAGGTGGACAGCCTGGTACTGGCCCACCAGCGTGCCATCGCCGGGCTGGCGGCTACCATCGCCCGAACGGCACGCCAATGGGCAGCGACTCCCGACAGCGGCTGCCCGC is a window from the Pseudomonas sp. MTM4 genome containing:
- a CDS encoding membrane integrity-associated transporter subunit PqiC; amino-acid sequence: MNLRPSLLMLAGAFVLSACSSTPTRYHTLIAAQPHMTEAPAEAAGFQLQVLPVRIPVQTDQPSLVVRESDGRLAILETALWASPPADEFHDALAIELEQRLGVRDLAGLPGRTNVPVLSLRTDVRRFDSLPGRHAALDVMWSLEMSERGRQSRALTCASVIHEQAGSEVDSLVLAHQRAIAGLAATIARTARQWAATPDSGCPQP